Part of the Capsicum annuum cultivar UCD-10X-F1 chromosome 12, UCD10Xv1.1, whole genome shotgun sequence genome is shown below.
TGTGAGCCACTATTGAAGTGCTTAGTCCTGTCATATCGACATAGGACCAAGCAAAGACATCCGGATGTTTTTTCAGGAACTGGATGTACTCTCCTTGCTCTTCTTTAGATAAGTAAACACTGACGTGGATTTCTTTTACGTCCTCAGAAGACCCTATGTTCACTATTTCTGACTCTGTAAGGTTCTCCTTAGGTTTGTCTTCAAAGTCTTCAACCTTACTGATAAATTCCTGGGAATTATCAACTTATTCTGTATCTTGTACTTTgcttatgttatgttgtattgtcTCATTAGATGTCGCACTTTCAAATTCAACAATTAATGTGATTTTGCTGAGAGAAAAGATAAATAGAGAACACTAATAATCAAAGGAAATTTTATTAATAGTGTGAACATCTTGAAACATAATgttgaaatgaaaataaagaaactaaaacttcaaaATCATCTCAACTAATCAAGTTTATTGTAAAAGAAGAGAAATGCAAAAAAACATTCAAACTTTTATTATGTCTACTCAAGTGCTCGGCGTGGCCTGTAGGGAGTGACTGTCCAGCTACTGACGGTGACTTTTTATTCATGGATCGGGCTAGGGGATCCTCCTTCCCCGCTAATAATGACATGGCAATTGTCTTCCTCGATCAGAAAAAGAAGCCTTAAGCTTTCCAGAATATGTTGTTTGCCATTGTTCAGAAAATCGACAGAACGGAATGTCTCATGTAGAGCAAGCAGAGGCTTGGGTAGAGGGCAGTAGTAGCCCTTCAAAGGTGGTTCCCAGTCGAGGTGAGCTTCCATTGTGCATTGGTATCCCATACCGAAGGTGTCCATCTCAAGATGCTCCTCTatgggctcaataattccttgcAGTTTTGCCTCCAAACCTTTACCTGGTTCATACCCTTTCATCAATTTTCCACCTATGTACATCCAATTCATGTCTACCTCCACGATTTCATTCTCAATCAAGTCTGCCTCCTCAGTTTCAAACTCATCTTGATCTTCATGAGGAAAGGTGATGTCTTCACGCAGGGTGAACCTTTTTAGCATCTTTGTTATTTCATTAACttcattatttttgagaaatcctGCGGATTGAAAGATTTGGTATAATGATAATGCAGGGTCAGGTGTGTTTCCGGCCTTGTCTTTCTTTTTATCAACCACATAGCTCAGCCCGTAATTGAATTCCTTTTCTTCAAACACAAAAGGATCAATTAGTCCTTGCAATCTGGCGCCAAGACCTTTGTCCTCTTCGTACCCAAACCAATACATGTAACCCAAAGCATTTAGGGGTTTCTGAAGTTGCATACAGCTTATTGTATCTTCTTTAATATTCCTGATCCATTACAAAGCGTTGAGCCCTCCTTGTCCTCCTTCACCCCATATCAATACCTCTTGTTGAAAGTactcaaataaaatatattggtGTAAGGTGGACAAGACTGCACCAGCTATGTGGATCCAAGGTCGTCCAAGCAGCAAATTGTATGAGGCGAGAATTTCTATCACCTGAAAGAGTATGAGGAATATGGCGGGTCCCAGTGTGACGTTCAATATGATTTCCCTGATAGTGTTTCGCTGGGAGCCATCATATGCCCTTATGACCCTGACTCGGGGTTGGATTCTGGCTATGTCAATTTTAAAACTCGTCAACGTAGCCAGAAGACAAATGTTTACCCCAGAACCTAGATCAATCAGTATGCGTGAAATTTCTCATCCTTCACATTGTATGGTGATAAACAATGCATCGTTGTGCGACCCTTCTTCAATGCTCTCCACTAACTCAAGGGTCTGAAATATTTCTCCGTCAAGGTCTTCTCTTTCTTCAATGGCATATATAGGATGCCCTTTCTCTCCATATATTACAAATTCTTAGTGATCGTATTCAAAATTAAGGCATTGATGAAGGGTAGAACATACGACACCAGCTGCATAAAGCCACGAACGTCTGAGCAGCAAGTTGTAAGAGGTAGGGATATCCATTACTTGGAAGGTTATAGAGAAAGGGACTAGACCCATCACCATGTCCAATGTGATTTCCCCAATTGTGCCCCTTTGGGAGCCATCGAACCCCTTCACATTCATTTTCCAAGTCTGCACTTGAACATATCAACCTCCAATCTGGTCAAGGTATTCAAAGGGCAAATATTCAATCCCGAACCTGGATCAATCAACACACGGGATATGATTCTCCCTCATACTGTAGTGTGATATGTAGAGCTCGATTGTATGCTCTTCCTTCGGGAGGCAATTCATCATCATAAAATGATAATTTGTAAGCCTCAAACACTTGCCCTACCATATGGGCCATCTCTCCGCCTGTTATGGTAGCCGGTACATAAGCTTCACCTAAGACCCTCATCAAAGCCCTTTGGTGATTCTCAGAAGTCTGGAGAAGTATTAATATTGAAATTTATGCCGGAGTCTTACTCAGCTTCTCGCCACAAAATACTCTTTGGCTTGTACCTTCTTCCAGATGCCATCTTCTTCAAACCCGATGGCAATTTGCTTTCCTTTGCTAGAACTTCCTTGAAGCAGGTTTTCAGGCGTGTATATTCTGCCTGATCTGGTGACACCTTGCGCAACGTCTGTCTTGGATACCTTTTCTTTCCTTGGAATATTGAGGGCATAATTTCATGGAACTGAATGAGGATTGCATACAACTGGGGTAGCTCTCACAATAGTGAAGGAAGCTTTGGGCGTGGAAACCTCGACCTCAAGGGGAGCCTGCTTCCATACCATGGTAGGAGTTCTGTTTCCTTCCTCAATAGTCCAGATGGAATGCTTTAAGTCTCCATCTTCATCAGCTTTGAGCATATTTACCTTATGAGCAGGGAGAGGACTATTGGTGACGTTGGGCTCCGGGTCTTTCAACTAAATTACCTTGGTATCAATTAGTTGCTGAACTTTGTTTTTCAAGGAAAAACACGCCTCTATAGGATGTCCTCTCATGCCAGAGTGGTAGGCACATGTCTGATTATGTTGATACCACATGGATTTGGTATCACCTTGCATAGCAGGAATCAGTGCAATATAGCTAGCCTTTTTGAGTCATTCATATAATTGATCCAGGGGTTCGGCTAAAGATGTATACTGCCTTCTTTCAAAGTTGTCTTTAGATTTAGGAGCAACAGGCTTTGAAACAAGGGCATGAGTAGGTCGGGTTATTTGGACCTAGATGGGTTGGGTATTATATACGGGATAGGAGGGACTTGAGAATTGTGGAGGCATTTGGTAAGAAGGAGACATTTGATATAGTGGGGCTTTCATGGATTGGGACAATCTCCGAAGGATGGGCCGCCATTACCGATCctatctccttcttcttcttattttttgttattcCTGCAGATTGAGTGTTTAAGCGGATAATGCTACCATTTTTTAGACACTCTTCAAACATTTCTCCTATTCTGATGATTTCAGAGAAACTTTTGTCTCTGACTATTATCAGCTTATCAAGGTCCTGTGGCTCTTGTGCCTTAAAAAAATATTCCTTTATTTGTTGCTCCTCAACTAGAGGCCTAGATCTCGCAGCCTCGGCCCTCCATCTCATAGCGTACTCATGGAAGGATTCATTAGGTTTCTTCTTCATCACCTGCATGTAAGTCCAACTCGAAGTATTGCTGATATTGTACCCAAATCGATCAATGAAGCTAGACGCCAGGTCAAGCCAGCCTGCTCATTTCTTTATATCTTACTCAATGTACCATGTGAGAGCCTCTCCCATGAGGCTTCTCATAAATAGCTTCATCTGAATTTTCTCATTCTTTCCTACACCCGCGAGTTTGTCAAAGTACACACGCAGATGCACTTTAGGATCTCCAGTCCCATTGTATAATTCAAACTTGGGAGGTTTGTACCCCTCCAGCAGCTCTACGTCCGGGTGGATACACAAGTCTTCATAATTGAGACCCTTTATACCCTTGTTTCCTTCCAAATGTCTCAACCTTTCAACTACATCCTGCATCGTATAATCATTCTCTGNNNNNNNNNNNNNNNNNNNNNNNNNNNNNNNNNNNNNNNNNNNNNNNNNNNNNNNNNNNNNNNNNNNNNNNNNNNNNNNNNNNNNNNNNNNNNNNNNNNNNNNNNNNNNNNNNNNNNNNNNNNNNNNNNNNNNNNNNNNNNNNNNNNNNNNNNNNNNNNNNNNNNNNNNNNNNNNNNNNNNNNNNNNNNNNNNNNNNNNNNNNNNNNNNNNNNNNNNNNNNNNNNNNNNNNNNNNNNNNNNNNNNNNNNNNNNNNNNNNNNNNNNNNNNNNNNNNNNNNNNNNNNNNNNNNNNNNNNNNNNNNNNNNNNNNNNNNNNNNNNNNNNNNNNNNNNNNNNNNNNNNNNNNNNNNNNNNNNNNNNNNNNNNNNNNNNNNNNNNNNNNNNNNNNNNNNNNNNNNNNNNNNNNNNNNNNNNNNNNNNNNNNNNNNNNNNNNNNNNNNNNNNNNNNNNNNNNNNNNNNNNNNNNNNNNNNNNNNNNNNNNNNNNNNNNNNNNNNNNNNNNNNNNNNNNNNNNNNNNNNNNNNNNNNNNNNNNNNNNNNNNNNNNNNNNNNNNNNNNNNNNNNNNNNNNNNNNNNNNNNNNNNNNNNNNNNNNNNNNNNNNNNNNNNNNNNNNNNNNNNNNNNNNNNNNNNNNNNNNNNNNNNNNNNNNNNNNNNNNNNNNNNNNNNNNNNNNNNNNNNNNNNNNNNNNNNNNNNNNNNNNNNNNNNNNNNNNNNNNNNNNNNNNNNNNNNNNNNNNNNNNNNNNNNNNNNNNNNNNNNNNNNNNNNNNNNNNNNNNNNNNNNNNNNNNNNNNNNNNNNNNNNNNNNNNNNNNNNNNNNNNNNNNNNNNNNNNNNNNNNNNNNNNNNNNNNNNNNNNNNNNNNNNNNNNNNNNNNNNNNNNNNNNNNNNNNNNNNNNNNNNNNNNNNNNNNNNNNNNNNNNNNNNNNNNNNNNNNNNNNNNNNNNNNNNNNNNNNNNNNNNNNNNNNNNNNNNNNNNNNNNNNNNNNNNNNNNNNNNNNNNNNNNNNNNNNNNNNNNNNNNNNNNNNNNNNNNNNNNNNNNNNNNNNNNNNNNNNNNNNNNNNNNNNNNNNNNNNNNNNNNNNNNNNNNNNNNNNNNNNNNNNNNNNNNNNNNNNNNNNNNNNNNNNNNNNNNNNNNNNNNNNNNNNNNNNNNNNNNNNNNNNNNNNNNNNNNNNNNNNNNNNNNNNNNNNNNNNNNNNNNNNNNNNNNNNNNNNNNNNNNNNNNNNNNNNNNNNNNNNNNNNNNNNNNNNNNNNNNNNNNNNNNNNNNNNNNNNNNNNNNNNNNNNNNNNNNNNNNNNNNNNNNNNNNNNNNNNNNNNNNNNNNNNNNNNNNNNNNNNNNNNNNNNNNNNNNNNNNNNNNNNNNNNNNNNNNNNNNNNNNNNNNNNNNNNNNNNNNNNNNNNNNNNNNNNNNNNNNNNNNNNNNNNNNNNNNNNNNNNNNNNNNNNNNNNNNNNNNNNNNNNNNNNNNNNNNNNNNNNNNNNNNNNNNNNNNNNNNNNNNNNNNNNNNNNNNNNNNNNNNNNNNNNNNNNNNNNNNNNNNNNNNNNNNNNNNNNNNNNNNNNNNNNNNNNNNNNNNNNNNNNNNNNNNNNNNNNNNNNNNNNNNNNNNNNNNNNNNNNNNNNNNNNNNNNNNNNNNNNNNNNNNNNNNNNNNNNNNNNNNNNNNNNNNNNNNNNNNNNNNNNNNNNNNNNNNNNNNNNNNNNNNNNNNNNNNNNNNNNNNNNNNNNNNNNNNNNNNNNNNNNNNNNNNNNNNNNNNNNNNNNNNNNNNNNNNNNNNNNNNNNNNNNNNNNNNNNNNNNNNNNNNNNNNNNNNNNNNNNNNNNNNNNNNNNNNNNNNNNNNNNNNNNNNNNNNNNNNNNNNNNNNNNNNNNNNNNNNNNNNNNNNNNNNNNNNNNNNNNNNNNNNNNNNNNNNNNNNNNNNNNNNNNNNNNNNNNNNNNNNNNNNNNNNNNNNNNNNNNNNNNNNNNNNNNNNNNNNNNNNNNNNNNNNNNNNNNNNNNNNNNNNNNNNNNNNNNNNNNNNNNNNNNNNNNNNNNNNNNNNNNNNNNNNNNNNNNNNNNNNNNNNNNNNNNNNNNNNNNNNNNNNNNNNNNNNNNNNNNNNNNNNNNNNNNNNNNNNNNNNNNNNNNNNNNNNNNNNNNNNNNNNNNNNNNNNNNNNNNNNNNNNNNNNNNNNNNNNNNNNNNNNNNNNNNNNNNNNNNNNNNNNNNNNNNNNNNNNNNNNNNNNNNNNNNNNNNNNNNNNNNNNNNNNNNNNNNNNNNNNNNNNNNNNNNNNNNNNNNNNNNNNNNNNNNNNNNNNNNNNNNNNNNNNNNNNNNNNNNNNNNNNNNNNNNNNNNNNNNNNNNNNNNNNNNNNNNNNNNNNNNNNNNNNNNNNNNNNNNNNNNNNNNNNNNNNNNNNNNNNNNNNNNNNNNNNNNNNNNNNNNNNNNNNNNNNNNNNNNNNNNNNNNNNNNNNNNNNNNNNNNNNNNNNNNNNNNNNNNNNNNNNNNNNNNNNNNNNNNNNNNNNNNNNNNNNNNNNNNNNNNNNNNNNNNNNNNNNNNNNNNNNNNNNNNNNNNNNNNNNNNNNNNNNNNNNNNNNNNNNNNNNNNNNNNNNNNNNNNNNNNNNNNNNNNNNNNNNNNNNNNNNNNNNNNNNNNNNNNNNNN
Proteins encoded:
- the LOC124889686 gene encoding uncharacterized protein LOC124889686 — encoded protein: MQDVVERLRHLEGNKGIKGLNYEDLCIHPDVELLEGYKPPKFELYNGTGDPKVHLRVYFDKLAGVGKNEKIQMKLFMRSLMGEALTCNTSSWTYMQVMKKKPNESFHEYAMRWRAEAARSRPLVEEQQIKEYFFKAQEPQDLDKLIIVRDKSFSEIIRIGEMFEECLKNGSIIRLNTQSAGITKNKKKKEIGSVMAAHPSEIVPIHESPTISNVSFLPNASTILKSLLSRI